ctgcacatggggacaaagattgtacttttcggAGAaattatgaaacaaaaatagaactgtttggccatcattatgtttggaggaaaacgggggaggcttgcaagccgaagaacaccatctcaaccgtgaagcacggggtggaaGCATaacgttgtgggggtgctttgctgcaggagggactggtgcacttcacaaaatagatggcatcatgaggtaggaaaattatgtggatatattgaagcaacagctcaagacatcagtcaggaagttaaagcttggtcgcaaatgggtcttccaaatggacaatgatcccaagcatacttcaaattgtggaaaaaatggcttaaggacaacaaagtcaaggtattggagtggccatcacaaagccctgacctcaatcctatagaaaatttgtgggcagaactgaaaaagcgtgtgcgagcaaggaggcctacaaacctgactcagttacaccagctctgtcaggaggaatgggccaaaattcatccaacttattgtgggaagcttgtggaaggctacccaaaacatttgacccaagttaaacaatttaaaggcaatgctaccaaatactaattgagtgtatgtaaacttctgacccactgggaatgtgatgaaagaaataaaacctgaaagaaatcattctctctgctattattctgacatttcacattcttaaaataggtggtgaacctaactgaccttagacagggaatttttactaggattaaatgtcaggaattgtgaaaaactgaatttaaatgtatttggttaaggtgtatgtaaacttccaacttcaactgtacctacctGCTGCGAATTGTTTTCACTTGCAAGCAAAGCAAGTTTTTCAAAAGGAAACAGATTTATAACCTTCAAATATAAACGTTtgcatatttattttttatgaacATTGttataatatagcctaaatacactgctcaaaaaattaaagggaacacttaaacaacacaatgtaactccaagtcaatcacacttctgtgaaatcaaactgtccacttaggaagcaacactgattgacaataaatttcacatgctgttgtgcaaatggaatagacaacaggtggaaattataggcaattagcaagacacccccaataaaggagtggttctgcaggtggtgaccacagaccaattctcagttcctatgctccctggctgatgttttggtcacttttgaatgctggcagtgctttcactctagtggtagcatgagacggagtctacaacccacacaagtggctcaggtagtgcagctcatccaggatggcacatcaatgcgagctgtggcaagaaggtttgctgtgtctgtcagcgtagtgtccagagcatggaggcgctaccaggagacaggccagtacatcaggagacggaGGAGGCCGTagaagggcaacaacccagcagcaggaccgctacctccgcctttgtgcaaggaggagctggtggagcactgccagagccctgcaaaatgacctccagcagaccACAAacgtgcatgtgtctgctcaaacggtcagaaacagactccatgagggtggtatgagggcccgacgtccacatgtgggggttgtgcttacagcccaacaccgtgcaggacgtttggcatttgccagagaacaccaagattggcaaattcgccactggcgccctgtgctcttcacagatgaaagcaggttcacactgagcacatgagcacatgtgacagagtctggagacgccgtggagaacgttctgctgcctgcaacatcctccagcatgaccggtttggcggtgggtcagtcatggtgtggggtggcatttctttggggggccgcacagccctccatgtgctcgccagaggtagcctgactgccattaggtaccgagatgagatcctcagaccccttgtgagaccatatgctggtgcggttggccctgggttcctcctaatgcaagacaatgctagacctcatgtggctggagtgtgtcagcagttcctgcaagaggaaggcattgatgctatggactggcccgcccgttccccagacctgaatccaattgagcacatctgggacatcatgtctcgctccatccaccaacgccacgttgcaccacagactgtccaggagttggcggatgctttagtccaggtctgggaggagatccctcaggagaccatccgccacctcatcaggagcatgctcaggcgttgtagggaggtcatacaggcacgtggaggccacacacactactgagcctcattttgacttgttttaaggacattacatcaaagttggatcagcctgtagtgtggttttccactttaattttgagtgtgactccaaatccagacctccatgggttgataaatttgatttccattgatcatttttgtgtgattttgttgtcagcacattcaactatgtaaagaaaaaagtatttaataagaatatttcattcattcagatctaggatgtgttttttagtgttccctttatttttttgagcagtgtatattcctTTTTTTATTTCCCCAGAAACAACACAGCTTTGACTGCTCCTACAAGCAACCCCATGTGTGTGAGGCTGAAATACTAGTCGATGGAGAGATGGATAGGCACTGCATCAAGATCAAAGGAAAAATGAACAATGTTCATGTCTCAGCTCACCAGAACATATGCATTGAGGGGAAGCATGGGGATTCTGGTAAGACACTTAATTTCTCACATGATTGATACATCAAAGTCATATTAGCTCTCAGTACGTCTGTTATCGTTTAGTATACATTGTCTGTAATCATTTGATAAACCACATCTGCTAATATCTGATACGTGCTTTGAAAGTTATATGTGTCTATTGTCATATTATGGCTGATTTGATCAGCAAATGCTCAATTAGGACGCTGTACAGTTTTGAATGTGAAATCAGTTTGACTGTCAGTCTAACTGCTGGACTTGTCCCCTGTAGGTCCTAACTACACTGCCCTCTACATTGTGATCCCTATCGTTGCCATGGTGGTGATTGCGTTCATCATGTGGCTTATATACAGTAAACTGAGAAGTGTCTCATTCCCTCAACCAAAGATTTTGGTGTGTTCAGCCTTTCAACTGTTTGGCCTGCACTGCAGTGGATTTAGTCATAAAGCTACTACATATAGACTAGGTTATAGTCATGCAGAGATAGTTTCAGGAGAGCACTTGGTGGTACATTGTAGAAATGAGGAGTGTCATGTTCCTATTGGAGTTATCAAACTATTGATATGCTACTTTCTGTAAACACTGTCAAAACAATAGCAAATTTAAAAACATATTTCACCCACAGAATGTTTGACTGAATGTTGCATATTCTCCTTCTCTGGTAGGCTTCCGTGCTGTCACATATGAGTTCAGGTGAGTCCCTTATGCACCCTGAAAGAGACATTCTGAGTGAGTTACAAACAGGTGGCTCCCCACTGCTGCAGACCCCCGTGGAATCTTTGCCAAATGACTGTGAGGGTCTCATCAGTACCCCCCAGGAAGAGGTCCTCCGTCTCCCCATTGGACTGAAGGACCAGGAGTGGAGCGGTGGGGAGGTCATGTTGCCTAACGAGGGGTCAGGCTCTTCACTGCAGGTAACGAGAGAGTTGGGACTGGAGGTGAAGAGTGACTTCTCTGAGCTGTCGGACTATGACTGCCCCCATAGACCTGTGATTATTCCTGTGATAGAGGAGATGAgtcctggggacactgttacagGATACAAGATCTGAGTTTCTCTCAAGAGAAAGGATGGTGATTTATTTACATATGCTCAGCTCGTGCATCTACTTAACCGCACCTGAATCTGTTTGGGGGAGAGCAGGGTATTCAGTTTAGTCTTTGATTGGTTGTTCTAGGCCCACAGCCTGGAGTCCTACCAATACTTTTCCTGTTCCTTTAACTATTTAAATGGGCAGCCTATggtggagatggagaggataATCAGAGGGGTAACCTGGGACTGTTGCTTACTCATGTGAACCAGGGATAGTGAAAACCAAGTGGTCTTGAATGCTGGGAACTGCCCCATTGTAATGTTGAATTTCATTAGACCGAATTAATGCATTTCCGACAgcacatttgtaaaaataaaaagtgttcctcttgtccatTCTTTTACTGTGCCTACTTGAGTGACATGAATGTTTTCTAAGGTAGCAAGAGAATAAGGGTTGAGAGAGCAGAATGAATGATATTCATTAGGTTATTGTCTTGTGCTGTGTATATTAGTTCTCTTTGCACTTTTTACATGATTGTCATACATGTACAATGTTTCAAAATGTATTATTAGGTCCTATTATATTCAGATGACCAAGTTATACCAATGCAATTGGATTGCTGTGGTGATAATAATGTATGTTGTTATCAGTGCCTTGCTGTTTGCCCTATACCTAATTATTTAGTTTTTAATTGTGTACAATTTTGACACTATACTTTTCATACAGCTAAAATTATATATTAAAAAATGATTAATGTTAAGGATTTTTCTATTTTGTGTGCAAACTAATTCTGTTGTACTTAATGTTTTAAATCACCTTTCCCCAATAATTTCCCTTACcttttgtttttttgtattttctttgcatAATATACAATAAAAAGCTAATTAAATGGATTATTGTAATTACTATGTTAATAAATGCAGATTTGAAAGAGCAAACAAATTGTTATCCTTGCAGGGTAGACTGAAGGACATTTATGTCAATGAAATTCTATTTCATGTCAATTAAATTCTACCGTAAAGCAGTCAGACTCTGCAGATTCTGCATTGCGAAAGAGTCCAATAATGCTGGCCTGCTTCCTACAGAGTTGCACTTAAACAGCATGATGTGCCACAcctgcatgctattcaaccgatcactgctcgcccgtccagcatcactactctggacggctctgacttagaatacgtggacaactacaaatacctaggtgtctggctagactgtaaactctccttccagactcacattaagcatctccaatccaaaattaaatctagattcggcttcctatatcgcaacaaagcatccttcactcatgctgcaaaacataccctcgtaaaactgaccatcctaccgatcctcgactttggatatgtcatctataaaatagcctccaacactctactcagcaaactggatacagtctatcacagtgccatccgttttgtcaccaaagccccatacactacccaccattgcgacctgtacgctctcgttggttggcccttgcttcatactcgtcgccaaacccactggctacaggttatctacaagtctctgctaggtaatgccccgccttatctcagctcactggtcacaatagcagcacccactcgtagcacgcgctccagcaggtatatctcactggtcacccccaaagccaattcctcctttggtcgtctttccttccagttctctgctgccaatgactggaacgaactgcaaaaatctctgaagctggaaacacttatctccctcactagctttaagcaccagctgtcagagcagctcacatattactgcacctgtacatagcccatctataatttagcccaaacaactacctcgtcccctactgtatttatttatttttgctcctttgcaccctattatttctatttctactttgcacattcttccactgcaaatctaccattccagtgttttacttgctatattgtatttacctcgccaccgtggccttttttttgcctttacttcccttctcacctcatttgctcacattgtatatagacttatttttctactgtattattgactgtatgttttgtttattccatgtgtaactctgtgtttttgtatgtgtcgaattgctatgctttatcttggccaggtcgcagttgcaaacgagaacttgttctcaactagcctacctggttaaataaaggtgaaataataattttttttaaacctcaGAGTTGTTCAGCAGGAGGGCCACGTTGAGTGTGGACGTGTACCAGATGGTCAGGCATCTTATTTGCACCAAGCTGGAGCTGTCTGCCTGGTGCAGCAAAGAGAACGAGTGGTCTTTACAGGTACACTCTCGGGCTGATGACGCCACAGGCCACCAGCTCATGGACACCTGCACATTATAACAGGCTGTGGTCAGTCACGTGGGCTAGTTTGAACTCTGGCCTGAGGAGGCTGGAAACTTCCATCCATATCAAGCAGTACAACAGAGCCTGACCAAGGTGCCTGAGGGCCAACATCTCCAACAAGGCCCTCGCACAGCACAGCAAGCGTGATTAGCACTCaactgtgtgtgtggagagagaaacagaccaCACAGTCCATTTAAACAGAGAAGCACATCTCAATGAAGTCAGGCCAAGATGGTGCCTCTGATCCCTTTATGAAATGGATCCTGTTCCCCAGCCAGAGACTGTGGAAATCTTCAAGCCTAAGTAAGCAGCTTTTGGATGATGAAGAGAGAATGTCCAATCAGTCTTTTTTATGTTTGTAGCTCTGTCCAGGCTGAGCTGTTCCATGCTCTGTTTAAGGCTGTCCTGACCAGCTGGAATGGAAGATATTGGCTCAGGAGCCTTGTTAGCACAGGGTCACATCTGTAAACAACAGAATGAACAGTAAATAGAAACAGTTCATCCTGGACCTCACTCAAGGATGACTCCCACATTACATCTATCAAGTCATTAGAAGTCTAACATGATTTTAATCTATATACTTGGCGCATTCCTGTGTctttccacatttttttttttttttttaggccaACGTGTGTgattaaaacctctacaggatcagtgtccccccgcgggacggttgagctaatgtaggctaatgtgattagcatgagcataagtaacaaaaacaattcccaggacatagacatatctgatatgtgCCGAAAACTTAAATTATTGTCAATCTAACAAcactgttcaatttacagtagctattacagtgaaagaataccatcctattgtttgaggagagaatgtattaataaaccaattaggtacatttgggcagtcttgatacaacattttcaacatatatgcaatggttcattggatcagtccaAAATGTTGTGCATAcactgttgccatctagtggccaaaatctaaattgcgccttgGCTGGATTAATACTTTATAGCCTCTCTTGCATTTCGAAGATGGAACAAATACAAATATGCATGTTTTTTTCtgtgtattatcttttaccagatctaatgtgttgtattctcctacattaatttaaaATGTCCACAAactgcttcaggtcctgagctacaggcagttagatttgggtatgtcattttaggtgaaaattgaaaaaaagggttggATCCTTTTAAGTGACATATTGGCAGACATTAGCCTCATACATGCTGTAATTACCTGATTGTTTGGAGGTGTTATGCAAAACCACAAGAGGGCCTTGGATGGAAAACAGATTAGTTAGCAGTGTTTTTAGAGACAAGCTATTGCTTAGAAGTATATTTCTAGTATGTTCCAGGGATTCTGAGAACATCTATTAAAGATGTGAGATGTGTGCCAGTAACTACTTTGAGTGTTTGTTGGTTGTGATCACTGATCAGGAACGCAGGACACACACAGCTGTGGTTTATTAACTCCCTCCCTGAGAGATGAGTGTGTCCCTTTGTTTCAACTCGGGAGGGTCATTGGATACTATGTGCAGTTCCTTATGGAATCACATTCACGTGCCcgcgtggacacacacacatacacacttgctGTTTAATAGTGCAGAACAAAAATGTCGTTATGGACAGGATTGCACAAAGGCTGTTATTTATATGCATTGGCTTGATAAAAAGGGTGATACAATTCATAGTTTGTTCAAGTTAGCCTTTGTTCAAAATGTCTGGAGGTCAAATTTCAATTTATCAGCCAATCAACGTAATAGTTTTTAATGAAGACTCCCTCATGACTGGTTCAGTTACAAAACAAATCAAGAGGGTCTTCCTGTCTATCACAGGTCTCCCCATAGAGCCAGAGCTTTGTTTTGGTCTCCCCATAGAGCCAGAGCTTTGTTTTGGTCTCCCCATAGAGCCAGAGCTTTGTTTTGGTCTCCCCATAGAGCCAGAACTTTGTTTTGGTCTCCCCATAGAGCCAGAGCTTTGTTTTGGTCTCCCCATAGAGCCAGAGCTTTGTTTTGGTCTCCCCATAGAGCCAGAGCTTTGTTTTGGTCTCCCCATAGAGCCAGAGCTTTGTTTTGGTCTCCCCATAGAGCCAGAGCTTTGTTTTGGTCTCCCCATAGAGCCAGAGCTTTGTTTTGGTCTCCCCATAGAGCCAGAGCTTTGTTTTGGTCTCCCTATAGAACCAGCGCTTTGTTTTGCAGGCAGTTGAGCCCCAATAGAGAAATAGAAATCATCCCAGACTGCCAAGACCATGCAGACCAGACCCAGACTTTTTCATTCCTCCTAAGGGGCCATATCCAGACCTCTTTAGTTCTCATTCAAACCATGTACCACAGCGTGGCCAATGTGTACAACAGTCCCAATGCTCTGTTAACTGTTAATAATCCTAGCTTGCAATACGGTTTTGGAAAGCTTAGGAAGTCTACCTTCATATCACACAAAAATTATTTTACAACTACAAAAGATACAACTTACTGTGTGCTGTTCTAATCACTCCGCCATTTCATAGATGCAAAAATTCtaagttcgcctaatttcagttgatgtgacaaaacaagcaatttatagtgtagagaatcattgaaccatctaaaccactgtaaaatatattttcattagccaaaaatattgtattttcagcttttgaagctggtgtacaaaaccaaaaggtGAAAAGAATctacttaagaatgggaagcatataaatagcgcacatagaacggatctaccgcttcttagacttgctttcaatgactggtctataactcacatttctatgtacaTTTGATTGGGTCGCACAAAAAGTtatatattgcagctttaaattgAAGTTGAAGGTTTATCAAATCATATGCAAACAAGAATAGTTTTAAGATCGAGTATTTCACGCTTTGACCAATTACCCTGGAGCCCGAAGTGCGATTTTCCTTTTTGTAAAAGATGGTAAAAATCATAATTTCGTCTGGACTGTCAAAAACACATTAGGCCTAGAAGAAAGCAGTGCTCCTGATAGGGCTACAAATCATAAACTGGGAAATGGAACTGGAAATGTATTTGTGAATAATAACTTATCACTGACGTCACTCTCCCGTAGCAACTACCGATGAACACTGCTTACAGGACTGGAAAGGGGTTTGGGGAAAAAATGCTTTTCCTGACGTCGGGACTTGGGAACTACTTGTCCCAAAAGGCCACGCTTTGACTGATGCTGCGTTCATAACAACTGGGAACTCCGAAAAATACGAAgacaaatcatgacgtcagtaaTATTCAGGACAGAAAGTCTGAGCTTTATAAAGATGCCCGAGTTCCGAGTTGGAATTgcaagttggatgaccgttcaaaacgactTTTTTTTCCAATCGAAGCTCGTTTTTTCcctagttcccagttgttttgaacgcacagAATTCGGAGATTTCCGAGTACCCAGTTCTGAGTTCCAGTTCTGAACGCGGCATTTGTAAAGTTGATATATTTATGGTACTTAGGTTTGTTCGGTCTGACAGCGGATTTGCACCGTTTGCTCAATGTGTAGCTTGCCTAGCCTGTGCCTTGCGTGGACCTATCTACCAGCTCACTGGGCAAGCTACATCAAGCGCACCTATCAAATGCAATGGGTGTAGACTGAGAGGAAAATAGAGACCCAACTCGGCGGAAAAtatgtctccctccagcaggtgaCGTTTTTCGTTGTATgggaggtcaatgagagtgtcgaatttggtcaaaaACAAacatgaatggcttatttgctacgtgaggtttatttgatataataaaatgttcgtaatgcttaagttgttacgagtgtactaatataagtaggacacgtgacatcccggcaactttgagaaaaaacactttatattggagttgtcgagggttcgagacctgctccctgctgtttcattacaatagtgtaacgaccctgggtttataagcgcggaaatcgactctgccgctcgagcatgcttttgcggcacagtcgatagcgcgccggacctcgggctaggaggtcgagggttcgagacctgctccctgcctgtttcattacattggtgtcagaagtgatcggacctcgcatccacgacagtgcgtgtgcttggccggtgagcgcgttcctgtaagacgtaaagtcgcaagctagcgcgaggacgcgctctttgaaaggagggagtagtgtaacgaccctgggtttataagcgcggaaatcgactctgccgcttgagcatgcttttgcggcacagtcgatagcgcgccggacctcgggctaggaggtcgagggttcgagacctgctccctgcctgtttcattacaatacctATAAAACTAGCGGTAAAACCCGGAAATtattccaattgtttttccaatATACATTTTCCGTAGGGGGTTTTAGAACTACTTTATGTAAGTCTATGTTTCGTGTAGGATTACCCTTGCATGACGTTTTGCCTGTAATGAAACGCTAATCAGccgctaatgtggctatcatacagaACTACACTTCCTGTCGCAACCTTTGACGTCATCACTTAAGCAGGGTAGGAAAAACATCCACATTTCTCCATACTAACTCATTGCCAAGTAACCTAGAAAGTAGATATTATAGCCTTTTTAGTTTCTCGTGTAAATAATTGATAGTGTGTTCTTGGTTAACACTTTTCAAGTCACCTTGCTAGCTACCCTAGAATTTTACAATGAATATAATTTGTTTAATTACCCTGGCCTTTGTAGCTAACCTTAGGTCTCTTTGTCGATCAGAAGCAAGGATGGTTCTGTACCACTACTCCGATAAGCACATGTGCATTTTATCGTTTTCCGACCTCTAAGCGAGAGGCGTTGCTGGAGCTGTGTGATAAGGGAAGACCTGTTTGCTAGCACCTAACCACAGATTTGACCTAAACAAAATAGTTTTAACTAGATGCTCCCACCAGacaatagttagctagctatatccCGGCCCTGGTGGGCTAACTTTAGCTTGCATGTCACCACGTGAAAAAGTGGGACTACACAAAACACGTGCTAACGTTAACTCAATGTACTCGTCAACAACAAAATGTCACAAGTCATTATACTAGCCTATGCTGGTTTTCTTTTTACTTGAAAGGAAGGTAACTTGCGTTGTACACGTAACTACAGTCGTTGGTTACCTAGCTCATTTGCATAAGCATCTACAGTAGTTAGGCACT
The nucleotide sequence above comes from Salvelinus namaycush isolate Seneca chromosome 35, SaNama_1.0, whole genome shotgun sequence. Encoded proteins:
- the LOC120029797 gene encoding interferon gamma receptor 1-like, whose amino-acid sequence is MVGIGLAHISLIFVLSQRHVDSYVPPPVNVSLMCHNFHNVIYWNYSEPSLQPQFNVEMTRKYSGAALVCSNTSLYHCDVSSFTKVILEGYRFILTAVVGQNTNSSEISFTYDDTVYPDLLDVQCSLDFPPVNISAVSDQMIKVQFIHPFHIYKHAIIKDERPDHKEFNYMVITEYHLKQHSFDCSYKQPHVCEAEILVDGEMDRHCIKIKGKMNNVHVSAHQNICIEGKHGDSGPNYTALYIVIPIVAMVVIAFIMWLIYSKLRSVSFPQPKILASVLSHMSSGESLMHPERDILSELQTGGSPLLQTPVESLPNDCEGLISTPQEEVLRLPIGLKDQEWSGGEVMLPNEGSGSSLQVTRELGLEVKSDFSELSDYDCPHRPVIIPVIEEMSPGDTVTGYKI